From Paracoccus suum, the proteins below share one genomic window:
- a CDS encoding DNA-packaging protein, whose translation MLPGDAAAQAPSTLTQHERKSGAGWLACAAPQEVDAFLGGLSDNALAALPWLFEFWALPHQLPPEGDWKSWVIMGGRGAGKTRAGSEWVRRMVEGTTATALGAARRVALIGETMDQAREVMIFGESGILACSPPDRRPVWEATRHRLVWANGATASVYSAHEPEALRGPQFDAAWVDELAKWKKAEDTWDMLQFALRLGSHPQQVITTTPRNVAVLKRILGNASTVTTHAPTDANRAYLAESFLAEVETRYGGTRLGRQELDGALLDDVEGALWTQAMLEGCRVARPQKLSRIVVAVDPAVTGGKASDECGIIVAGVVAEGDPSQWRAYVLQDATVRGGPTDWARAAIAAVDRHRAERLVAEVNQGGDLVESVIRQVDPLVPFRGLRAGRGKGLRAEPVAALYEQGRIKHVAGGRFGALEDQMCQMTVRGFEGQGSPDRVDALVWAIHELMIEPAQGWRRPQVRML comes from the coding sequence ATGTTGCCGGGGGATGCGGCGGCGCAGGCGCCCTCGACCTTGACGCAGCACGAGAGGAAATCGGGCGCAGGCTGGCTTGCCTGCGCCGCGCCGCAGGAGGTTGACGCCTTCCTCGGCGGGCTGAGCGACAATGCCCTGGCGGCATTGCCCTGGCTGTTCGAATTCTGGGCGCTGCCGCACCAGTTGCCCCCCGAGGGCGACTGGAAATCCTGGGTCATCATGGGCGGGCGCGGGGCGGGCAAGACCCGCGCCGGCTCGGAATGGGTGCGGCGCATGGTCGAGGGCACCACGGCCACGGCCCTCGGCGCGGCCCGGCGCGTCGCGCTGATTGGCGAGACCATGGACCAGGCCCGCGAGGTGATGATTTTTGGCGAGAGCGGCATCCTGGCATGTTCGCCCCCAGACCGGCGGCCGGTCTGGGAGGCGACGCGCCACCGCCTGGTATGGGCCAATGGCGCCACCGCCTCGGTGTATTCGGCGCATGAGCCGGAGGCCCTGCGCGGCCCTCAGTTCGATGCCGCCTGGGTCGACGAGCTGGCCAAGTGGAAAAAGGCCGAGGATACTTGGGATATGCTGCAGTTCGCGTTGCGGCTGGGCAGCCATCCCCAGCAGGTCATCACCACCACGCCGCGCAATGTCGCCGTGTTGAAGCGGATCCTGGGCAATGCCTCAACCGTAACGACCCATGCGCCGACCGACGCCAACCGCGCCTATTTGGCGGAGAGTTTTCTGGCCGAGGTCGAGACCCGCTATGGCGGCACGCGCCTTGGCCGGCAGGAACTGGACGGCGCGCTGCTCGACGATGTCGAGGGCGCGCTGTGGACCCAGGCGATGCTGGAGGGCTGCCGCGTCGCGCGGCCGCAGAAGCTGTCGCGGATCGTGGTCGCGGTCGATCCGGCCGTCACCGGCGGCAAGGCCAGCGATGAATGCGGCATCATCGTCGCCGGCGTCGTAGCCGAAGGCGATCCTTCGCAATGGCGGGCCTATGTGCTGCAGGACGCGACCGTAAGGGGCGGCCCGACCGACTGGGCGCGGGCGGCGATTGCCGCCGTCGACCGGCACCGGGCCGAGCGGCTGGTGGCCGAGGTGAACCAAGGCGGCGATCTGGTCGAGAGCGTCATCCGGCAGGTCGATCCGCTGGTCCCGTTTCGGGGCCTTCGCGCGGGTCGCGGCAAAGGCCTGCGGGCCGAGCCGGTTGCCGCCCTCTACGAGCAGGGGCGGATCAAGCATGTCGCGGGGGGCCGGTTCGGCGCGCTCGAGGATCAGATGTGCCAGATGACGGTCCGAGGCTTTGAGGGGCAGGGGAGCCCCGACCGGGTCGATGCGCTGGTCTGGGCGATCCACGAGCTGATGATCGAGCCGGCCCAGGGCTGGCGCCGGCCGCAGGTGCGGATGCTTTAG
- a CDS encoding phage portal protein, translating to MALRLFGRGGAPEPAAPAPVVERKSSATGRVVALASGSGRVAWSPRDTASLTRAGFTNNPVGFRTVKLIAEAAAAVPLVCQDADRRYEVHPVLDLLRRPNLGQGRAELFEALYGQLLLTGNGYLEAVGENDGGLPDELHVLRADRMALVPGEDGWPVAFEYQVGGRKTRFDMTGSPDPICHIKAFHPQDDHYGLSPMQAAGVAVDVHNSASAWSKALLDNAARPSGAMVYKGADGQGVMSPEQFERLQSEIEMHHQGARNAGRPMLLEGGLDWKPMGFSPSDMEFHQTKDAAAREIALAFGVPPMLLGIPGDLTYANYAEANRAFYRLTVLPLATRVSAAVAWWLSEHLGAEVDLKPDLDQIPALSDERDQHWRRVAAADFLTPAEKRAALGLPPLAPDLLPTAEG from the coding sequence ATGGCGTTGCGACTGTTTGGCCGGGGCGGCGCGCCCGAGCCTGCCGCGCCCGCCCCGGTCGTGGAGCGCAAAAGCTCTGCAACCGGGCGGGTCGTGGCCTTGGCGTCTGGATCGGGCCGCGTGGCGTGGTCCCCGCGCGACACTGCCAGCCTGACGCGGGCCGGTTTCACGAACAACCCGGTCGGCTTCCGCACCGTCAAGCTGATCGCCGAAGCCGCGGCCGCCGTGCCTTTGGTCTGCCAGGACGCGGACCGGCGCTACGAGGTGCATCCGGTCCTCGACCTTCTGCGTCGTCCGAACCTGGGGCAGGGCCGGGCCGAGCTGTTCGAGGCGCTTTACGGCCAGTTGCTGCTTACCGGGAACGGCTATCTGGAGGCCGTCGGCGAAAACGACGGCGGCCTGCCGGACGAGCTGCACGTCCTGCGTGCGGACCGGATGGCGCTGGTGCCCGGCGAGGACGGCTGGCCTGTCGCGTTCGAGTATCAGGTCGGCGGTCGCAAGACCCGGTTCGACATGACCGGCAGCCCCGATCCGATCTGCCACATCAAGGCGTTCCACCCGCAAGACGATCACTACGGGCTGTCGCCAATGCAGGCGGCAGGCGTGGCGGTGGACGTTCACAACAGTGCCTCGGCCTGGTCTAAGGCGCTGCTGGACAATGCCGCGCGGCCGTCGGGCGCGATGGTCTACAAGGGGGCCGACGGGCAGGGGGTCATGTCCCCCGAGCAGTTCGAGCGCCTGCAGTCCGAGATCGAGATGCACCATCAGGGCGCGCGCAACGCGGGCCGTCCGATGCTGCTGGAGGGCGGGCTCGACTGGAAGCCGATGGGGTTCAGTCCCAGCGACATGGAGTTTCACCAGACCAAGGACGCCGCCGCGCGCGAGATCGCGCTGGCTTTTGGCGTGCCGCCGATGCTGCTGGGGATACCGGGCGATCTGACCTATGCCAATTACGCCGAGGCCAACCGCGCCTTTTATCGCCTGACGGTCCTACCGCTGGCGACGCGGGTGTCGGCCGCAGTCGCGTGGTGGCTGTCCGAACATCTGGGCGCCGAGGTCGATCTGAAGCCCGACCTGGACCAGATCCCGGCGCTTTCGGACGAGCGTGACCAGCACTGGCGCCGGGTTGCCGCGGCGGATTTTCTGACGCCGGCCGAAAAGCGCGCCGCCTTGGGTCTGCCGCCGCTGGCGCCGGACCTGCTGCCGACGGCCGAGGGCTGA
- a CDS encoding GTA head formation protein, RCAP_rcc01685 family: MPDWRDHRFDTQERIMALQFGQVEKRLERIEYLMGALEKRLWVTVYGVVAVILTQAVQSILTYVPKGG; this comes from the coding sequence ATGCCCGATTGGCGCGACCACCGCTTTGACACGCAGGAGCGGATCATGGCGCTGCAGTTCGGCCAGGTCGAAAAACGGCTGGAGCGCATCGAATACCTTATGGGCGCGCTGGAAAAACGGCTGTGGGTCACGGTTTACGGTGTGGTTGCCGTGATCCTGACCCAAGCCGTCCAGTCGATCCTGACCTATGTGCCGAAAGGGGGCTGA
- a CDS encoding HK97 family phage prohead protease, whose amino-acid sequence MVETGDRLNAWGLETKYAAGVACPVMTDGATIEGYASLFGIPDQGGDVVQPGAYKAGLRRLSGKGGRVRMLWQHDATAPIGVWEEIREDERGLWVKGRLLTEVARAREAAALIAAGAIDGLSIGYRTISAERDQKGRRALTEVELWEVSLVTFPMLPDAKLAAAVRPEDAKSAATVGPGALANLFMRAATMLRAD is encoded by the coding sequence ATGGTGGAGACTGGCGATAGGCTGAATGCCTGGGGGCTGGAGACGAAATACGCGGCAGGCGTGGCCTGCCCGGTGATGACCGACGGCGCCACCATCGAGGGCTATGCCAGCCTTTTCGGCATTCCCGACCAGGGCGGTGACGTGGTGCAGCCCGGCGCCTACAAGGCAGGGCTGAGGCGGCTCTCTGGCAAGGGCGGGCGCGTGCGGATGCTGTGGCAGCATGATGCCACCGCCCCGATTGGCGTCTGGGAGGAAATCCGCGAAGACGAGCGCGGGCTGTGGGTCAAGGGCCGGCTGCTGACCGAGGTTGCACGGGCCCGCGAGGCCGCCGCGCTGATCGCGGCCGGGGCCATCGATGGGCTATCGATCGGATACCGCACGATCAGCGCCGAGCGCGACCAGAAGGGTCGCCGGGCGCTCACCGAGGTCGAGCTGTGGGAGGTCTCGCTGGTGACTTTCCCGATGTTGCCGGACGCGAAACTCGCGGCGGCGGTCCGGCCGGAGGATGCAAAATCTGCCGCTACCGTTGGCCCGGGTGCTCTGGCCAACCTGTTCATGCGCGCCGCAACGATGCTGCGCGCCGACTGA
- a CDS encoding phage major capsid protein, whose amino-acid sequence MTEVKATAEADAPADLNEAVMGFVQELKTFRKNVNNRLQVQENRMTMFDRKTALRGRSPLASSAEAEAPHQKAFNAYVRSGDEDGLRGLTLEEKAISVADGGFLMPTVVAENVQSALRSATSIRALANVVQIDASSYDVLVETGDTGTAWTNDIAATAESANAGLARISIPLNELSAMPKASQRLLDDAAFDVEAWLSERIAERFGRAEAAAFMTGNGTDKPKGLLTQATATLYTEDPLKIGVTATTTPGDFDVADPMGKLIEVIYALGAGYRAHASFVMNSKVAARLRRQKDADGRFLWQDSVSAGEPSRLLGYPVVVSEDMPDPVGGGVALLFGDFRAGYTIVERPELRILRDPFSAKPHVLFYATKRVGGAVTDARAIKRLNFA is encoded by the coding sequence ATGACCGAGGTGAAAGCCACGGCCGAGGCAGACGCGCCTGCCGACCTGAACGAAGCCGTGATGGGCTTTGTCCAGGAACTCAAGACGTTCCGCAAGAATGTTAACAATCGCTTGCAAGTACAGGAAAATCGCATGACCATGTTCGACCGCAAGACCGCGCTGCGTGGCCGCTCGCCCCTGGCCTCGAGCGCCGAGGCCGAGGCGCCGCATCAGAAGGCGTTCAACGCCTATGTTCGCAGTGGCGACGAGGACGGCCTGCGTGGCCTGACCTTGGAAGAAAAGGCGATCAGCGTCGCCGATGGCGGCTTTCTGATGCCGACAGTGGTTGCGGAAAACGTGCAGAGCGCGCTGCGCTCGGCCACCTCGATCCGGGCGTTGGCAAATGTCGTGCAGATCGACGCCTCAAGCTATGACGTTCTGGTCGAGACCGGCGATACCGGCACGGCCTGGACAAACGACATTGCCGCGACGGCCGAGTCCGCGAACGCCGGCCTCGCCCGTATCTCGATCCCGCTGAACGAGCTGTCGGCCATGCCGAAGGCGAGCCAACGCCTGCTGGACGACGCCGCCTTTGACGTCGAGGCCTGGCTGTCCGAGCGGATCGCCGAGCGTTTCGGCCGGGCCGAGGCTGCAGCCTTCATGACCGGCAACGGCACTGACAAGCCCAAGGGCCTGCTGACGCAGGCAACCGCGACCCTCTACACCGAAGATCCGTTGAAGATCGGCGTCACCGCGACCACCACGCCCGGCGATTTCGACGTCGCCGACCCGATGGGCAAGCTGATCGAGGTGATCTACGCGCTGGGCGCGGGTTACCGCGCCCATGCCTCGTTCGTCATGAACAGCAAGGTCGCCGCCCGCCTGCGCCGCCAGAAGGATGCCGATGGCCGCTTCCTGTGGCAGGACAGCGTCTCGGCAGGCGAGCCGTCGCGGCTGCTGGGCTATCCGGTGGTCGTGTCCGAGGACATGCCCGACCCGGTCGGCGGCGGTGTCGCGCTGCTGTTCGGCGATTTCCGCGCCGGCTACACCATTGTCGAGCGTCCGGAGCTGCGCATCCTGCGCGATCCCTTCAGTGCCAAGCCGCATGTCCTGTTCTACGCGACCAAGCGGGTCGGCGGCGCGGTCACCGACGCCCGCGCGATCAAGCGGCTGAACTTCGCCTGA
- a CDS encoding head-tail connector protein, whose translation MMLVEETAPPAAALPVEAFRAYLRLGSGFDVAVDAAEDAALAGFLRAAIAAVEARTGKVLLTRRFRMRIEDWRDPEAQPLPLAPVLAIDSVVIDDGRGSETSLAASEVQLLPDSQRPLLVPAGSVLPVVPERGFVTILFTAGFGTSWTTIPADLAQAVMMLAAHYYEDRGGMSVSASLPFGVAALIERWRAVRTLAGRGGAANVRRSAWR comes from the coding sequence ATGATGCTTGTCGAGGAGACGGCCCCCCCGGCCGCGGCGCTGCCCGTCGAGGCCTTTCGCGCCTACCTGCGACTTGGAAGCGGCTTTGATGTGGCGGTTGATGCCGCCGAGGATGCGGCCCTCGCGGGCTTTCTGCGCGCCGCCATCGCTGCGGTCGAGGCGCGCACCGGCAAGGTGCTGCTGACACGCCGCTTTCGCATGCGGATCGAGGACTGGCGCGACCCGGAGGCCCAGCCGCTGCCGCTGGCGCCGGTGCTGGCCATCGACAGCGTCGTGATCGACGATGGCCGCGGCAGCGAGACCAGCCTTGCCGCCAGCGAGGTGCAATTGCTGCCCGACAGTCAGCGTCCGCTGCTGGTCCCGGCCGGCTCGGTCCTTCCCGTGGTCCCCGAGCGCGGCTTCGTGACGATTCTGTTCACCGCGGGGTTTGGCACCAGTTGGACGACCATTCCGGCGGATCTGGCACAGGCGGTCATGATGCTTGCCGCGCACTACTACGAAGATCGTGGCGGTATGAGCGTGTCCGCTTCGTTGCCCTTCGGGGTCGCGGCGCTGATCGAGCGGTGGCGCGCGGTGCGCACGCTGGCCGGGCGCGGCGGGGCAGCAAATGTCCGGCGGAGTGCGTGGCGATGA
- a CDS encoding head-tail adaptor protein — MSGPDPRHRLILEAPERASDGMGGQTTVWRALGAIWAGMRASTGREARGEVGAVSVVSWAITTRAAPAGDPRRPRPGQRLRMGERLFRIEAIAETDAGGRWLTCHAREEGGA, encoded by the coding sequence ATGAGCGGGCCTGATCCGCGGCACCGCCTGATCCTCGAGGCTCCGGAGCGGGCGTCCGACGGGATGGGCGGGCAAACGACGGTCTGGCGCGCACTCGGGGCAATCTGGGCCGGGATGCGCGCCTCGACCGGGCGCGAGGCGCGCGGTGAGGTCGGTGCGGTCAGCGTGGTGTCCTGGGCCATCACGACGCGCGCGGCACCCGCGGGCGACCCGCGCCGACCCCGGCCGGGGCAGCGCCTGCGCATGGGCGAGCGCCTCTTCCGCATCGAGGCGATTGCCGAAACCGATGCCGGCGGACGCTGGCTGACCTGTCATGCCCGCGAGGAGGGAGGCGCATGA
- a CDS encoding DUF3168 domain-containing protein, with translation MSYMGSIALQGAVYAQLCTDPAVTALIGDAVYDAMPVTPPAGTYVSLGPEVVRPAGDQTGAGAEHEFVVSVLSGSDEDNGGFQAVKSAAAAVAASLEAGDLPLDEGHLAGLWFLRATARRAESGAGRRVDLTFRARVDLG, from the coding sequence ATGAGCTATATGGGTTCGATCGCCCTGCAAGGCGCGGTCTACGCGCAGCTTTGCACCGATCCGGCCGTTACCGCCCTGATCGGCGATGCGGTCTATGACGCCATGCCGGTGACGCCCCCGGCCGGCACCTATGTCTCGCTAGGACCCGAGGTCGTGCGCCCGGCGGGTGATCAGACGGGCGCGGGCGCGGAGCATGAGTTCGTGGTGTCGGTCCTGTCCGGCTCGGACGAAGACAATGGCGGTTTCCAGGCGGTCAAGTCCGCCGCGGCGGCTGTCGCAGCCTCTCTGGAGGCTGGCGATCTGCCGCTGGACGAGGGCCATCTGGCAGGCCTGTGGTTCCTGCGCGCCACCGCCCGCCGGGCCGAAAGCGGTGCCGGGCGGAGGGTCGACCTGACCTTTCGCGCCCGCGTCGATCTGGGCTGA
- a CDS encoding phage major tail protein, TP901-1 family, with translation MAVQNGRDLLIKMDMTGGGQFETVAGLRATRIGFNAETVDVTSLDSTGRWRELLGGAGVRSASITGSGVFRDSGSDARVRQVFFDGEAPRCQVVIPDFGIVDGPFVITGLEYAGTWNGEATYELTLASAGALTFTADATPAPVP, from the coding sequence ATGGCTGTGCAGAACGGACGTGATCTGCTGATCAAGATGGACATGACCGGCGGCGGTCAGTTCGAGACAGTGGCCGGGCTGAGGGCGACTCGTATCGGCTTTAACGCCGAGACGGTCGATGTCACCAGCCTCGACAGCACCGGCCGCTGGCGCGAGTTGCTGGGGGGTGCGGGCGTGCGCTCGGCCTCGATCACCGGCTCGGGCGTGTTCCGGGACAGCGGTTCGGACGCGCGCGTGCGGCAGGTGTTTTTCGATGGAGAGGCGCCGCGTTGTCAGGTCGTGATCCCGGATTTCGGCATCGTCGACGGGCCGTTCGTCATTACCGGCCTGGAATATGCCGGGACCTGGAATGGCGAGGCGACTTACGAGCTGACGCTGGCAAGCGCGGGAGCGCTGACCTTTACCGCCGACGCGACCCCCGCCCCGGTTCCCTAA
- a CDS encoding gene transfer agent family protein, giving the protein MAGANPYAGEVEVVLDGVPHHARLTLGALAALEGDLGAESLVALIERFEGGAFSTRDVLAVLIAGLRGGGWRGRSEDLLTVEIEGGPLACARAAAELIARAFRITR; this is encoded by the coding sequence ATGGCCGGCGCAAACCCCTATGCGGGCGAGGTCGAGGTCGTCCTGGACGGCGTTCCGCACCACGCCCGCCTGACCCTCGGGGCGCTGGCTGCGCTGGAGGGAGATCTCGGCGCAGAGAGCCTGGTCGCGCTGATCGAGCGGTTCGAGGGTGGGGCGTTCTCTACCCGGGACGTGCTGGCGGTTCTGATCGCGGGGCTCCGCGGCGGCGGATGGCGTGGTCGGTCGGAGGATCTGCTAACCGTCGAGATCGAAGGCGGCCCCCTGGCCTGCGCCCGCGCTGCGGCAGAGTTGATCGCCCGCGCTTTTCGCATCACGCGATGA
- a CDS encoding rcc01693 family protein: MTGAAGDVHPDGLDWPGLMRAGIQGLGLKPREFWALTPAELALMLGLDLTGGGGGPMNRVRLAELAARFPDAPEGAAPTG, encoded by the coding sequence ATGACGGGCGCGGCGGGTGATGTGCACCCCGACGGCCTCGACTGGCCGGGGCTGATGCGCGCCGGCATCCAGGGGCTGGGGCTGAAGCCGCGCGAGTTCTGGGCGCTGACCCCGGCCGAACTGGCGCTGATGCTTGGCCTCGACCTGACGGGTGGCGGGGGCGGGCCGATGAACCGTGTGCGGCTGGCCGAGCTGGCGGCGCGCTTTCCCGATGCGCCCGAGGGCGCCGCGCCTACGGGGTGA
- a CDS encoding phage tail tape measure protein codes for MADQDGLDRLEQGLGASGRMSAEFEAELARLRQSMLYTARETGQLSAGIGGGLRRAFDGLALDGMKLSDALKGVARSIVDTAFSIAMKPVHQALGGAIAQGMGAMLGGTIGGAQPFAKGGAFTEGRVMPFARGGVVSQPTYFPMRGATGLMGEAGPEAIMPLRRGPDGRLGVAAAGGQGGRAAVNVTINVTTPDVAGFSRSQSQIAAQMSRALARGDRNA; via the coding sequence ATGGCGGACCAGGATGGACTCGACCGGCTGGAGCAGGGCCTCGGCGCCTCGGGCCGTATGTCGGCAGAGTTTGAGGCCGAGCTGGCACGGCTGCGCCAGTCGATGTTGTACACCGCCCGCGAGACGGGCCAGTTGTCGGCCGGAATCGGCGGCGGGCTGCGGCGTGCGTTCGACGGTCTCGCGCTCGACGGGATGAAGCTGTCCGACGCATTGAAGGGGGTCGCCCGCAGCATCGTCGACACCGCCTTCAGCATCGCCATGAAGCCGGTCCATCAGGCGCTGGGCGGCGCCATCGCGCAGGGCATGGGAGCCATGCTGGGCGGCACGATCGGCGGCGCGCAACCCTTTGCCAAAGGCGGCGCCTTTACCGAGGGGCGCGTCATGCCCTTTGCCCGCGGTGGGGTTGTCAGCCAGCCGACGTATTTCCCGATGCGCGGTGCAACGGGCCTGATGGGCGAGGCTGGCCCCGAGGCGATCATGCCCCTCCGGCGTGGTCCGGACGGGCGCCTCGGCGTCGCCGCCGCGGGCGGGCAGGGTGGACGGGCGGCCGTGAATGTCACGATCAATGTGACCACCCCCGACGTCGCAGGTTTCAGCCGCAGTCAGAGCCAGATCGCAGCCCAGATGAGCCGCGCCCTGGCGCGCGGCGATCGCAACGCTTGA
- a CDS encoding DUF2460 domain-containing protein, which translates to MAFHEIRFPANLSFGSVGGPERRTEIVALSNGYEERNTPWAHSRRRYDAGLGLRSLDDLADLIAFFEARAGQMHGFRWKDWADFKSCAPSGTPAMDDQILGHGDGVTQVFQLRKAYLSGPASYVRPIAKPVRGTVLVAIAGDAMREAVDWTLDYARGALTFHAAPGAGAEITAGYEFDVPVRFDADRIAVSVASFQAGGMPDVPVLEVRV; encoded by the coding sequence ATGGCATTTCACGAGATACGGTTTCCCGCCAACCTGTCCTTCGGATCGGTGGGCGGCCCTGAACGGCGCACCGAAATCGTCGCCCTCAGCAACGGCTATGAGGAGCGCAACACCCCTTGGGCCCATTCGCGCCGCCGCTATGACGCGGGGCTGGGCCTGCGCTCGCTGGATGACTTGGCCGACTTGATCGCGTTTTTCGAAGCGCGGGCGGGGCAGATGCACGGCTTTCGTTGGAAGGACTGGGCCGATTTCAAAAGCTGTGCGCCATCAGGGACGCCTGCGATGGACGATCAGATCCTCGGGCACGGCGATGGGGTCACGCAGGTGTTCCAACTGCGGAAGGCCTATCTCAGCGGTCCGGCAAGCTATGTGCGGCCGATTGCCAAGCCGGTGCGCGGGACGGTGCTGGTGGCGATTGCTGGTGATGCCATGCGCGAGGCGGTCGATTGGACGCTGGATTATGCGAGAGGCGCGCTGACTTTCCACGCGGCCCCGGGCGCTGGTGCCGAGATCACCGCGGGATATGAATTTGACGTGCCCGTTCGGTTCGATGCGGATCGGATCGCCGTTTCGGTCGCCTCGTTCCAAGCTGGCGGCATGCCCGATGTCCCGGTGCTGGAGGTACGGGTATGA
- a CDS encoding DUF2163 domain-containing protein, with translation MSALDQGTTRARAWAVTRADGLVLGFTDHDVALEFEGIRFRPDTGMSAAAVMQSSGLSVDNSEAAGMLSDDAITEADLQAGRWDAADVRLWEVDWAKPAARQLVFRGALGEVTRQGSAFKAELRGLSEALNRPQGRVYHPRCPAVLGDSACRMNLGLPGYRADTVAVAVEEGRVFRIGGLPGYDLRWFERGTLEVTSGAAKGLRGAIKRDLAMPDGGREIELWAGIGAAVAAGDGLRLTAGCDKQPDTCRLKFNNYLNFRGFPHLPSEDWLTAPKATGGRARPAPRPGTPLPGNGGGDLGLAAGEDDGDDGAGGRGGNA, from the coding sequence ATGAGCGCGCTCGATCAGGGAACGACGCGGGCACGTGCCTGGGCGGTGACGCGCGCAGACGGCCTGGTCCTCGGGTTTACCGATCACGATGTCGCGCTCGAGTTCGAGGGCATCCGCTTTCGCCCCGACACGGGGATGAGTGCGGCGGCGGTGATGCAATCCTCTGGGCTGTCGGTGGACAACTCGGAGGCCGCTGGGATGCTGTCGGATGATGCGATCACCGAGGCTGATCTGCAGGCTGGTCGCTGGGACGCGGCCGACGTGCGCTTGTGGGAGGTCGATTGGGCGAAGCCGGCGGCGCGGCAGTTAGTATTTCGCGGCGCGCTGGGCGAGGTGACGCGCCAGGGTTCGGCTTTCAAGGCCGAGCTGCGCGGCCTCAGCGAGGCGCTGAACCGGCCGCAAGGTCGGGTCTATCATCCGCGCTGCCCGGCGGTGCTGGGTGACAGCGCATGCCGCATGAACCTGGGCCTGCCGGGTTATCGTGCCGATACGGTCGCGGTCGCGGTCGAGGAGGGACGGGTATTTCGGATTGGCGGCCTGCCGGGGTATGACCTGCGCTGGTTCGAGCGCGGTACGCTGGAGGTGACCTCCGGCGCCGCCAAGGGCCTGCGTGGTGCCATCAAGCGCGATCTGGCCATGCCCGATGGCGGCCGCGAGATCGAACTGTGGGCAGGTATCGGCGCTGCAGTCGCTGCCGGGGACGGGCTAAGGTTGACGGCGGGCTGCGACAAGCAGCCGGACACCTGTCGGCTGAAGTTCAACAACTACCTGAATTTTCGCGGCTTCCCCCATCTGCCAAGCGAGGATTGGTTGACGGCGCCGAAGGCCACCGGCGGCCGCGCAAGGCCTGCACCGCGGCCCGGCACTCCGCTGCCGGGAAATGGCGGCGGGGACCTTGGGCTGGCCGCGGGCGAGGACGACGGGGACGATGGTGCGGGTGGACGCGGGGGCAACGCGTAA
- a CDS encoding peptidase → MDEHPAVAAARAWIGTPYVHQASTLGAGADCLGLVRGVWRRLYGPEPEALPAYSPDWGEVGGSELLLAGALRHLLAVPPDAPVAEGQVILFRMVERASAKHLGIVSCAGAAGAFIHAYDRHGVVESPLSRPWAARIVTRFTFPGQ, encoded by the coding sequence ATGGACGAACATCCCGCGGTCGCCGCCGCCCGTGCGTGGATCGGCACGCCTTACGTTCATCAAGCCTCGACCCTCGGCGCCGGCGCCGATTGCCTGGGGCTGGTCCGCGGCGTCTGGCGAAGATTGTACGGGCCCGAGCCGGAGGCGCTGCCGGCCTACAGCCCCGATTGGGGCGAGGTCGGCGGGTCCGAGTTGCTGCTGGCTGGCGCGCTTCGGCATCTGCTTGCTGTTCCCCCGGACGCTCCCGTGGCGGAGGGGCAGGTGATCCTGTTCCGCATGGTCGAGCGCGCCAGTGCCAAGCACCTGGGTATCGTCTCGTGCGCCGGGGCTGCGGGTGCCTTTATCCACGCCTACGACCGCCATGGCGTGGTCGAGAGCCCGCTGTCGCGGCCCTGGGCCGCGCGCATCGTGACCCGGTTCACCTTTCCGGGCCAGTGA